A single Atribacterota bacterium DNA region contains:
- a CDS encoding pyridoxal phosphate-dependent aminotransferase family protein encodes NGILATGLNFPVVPRGDEEIRFQVNADHTPYDIDTVLEVLRRWKENS; translated from the coding sequence AAAATGGCATACTTGCTACCGGACTGAATTTCCCTGTGGTTCCCCGTGGAGATGAGGAGATTCGTTTTCAGGTGAATGCCGATCATACCCCTTACGATATTGATACGGTACTGGAAGTGTTAAGAAGGTGGAAAGAAAATAGTTAG